CTGCCGATGCTGGGCCTGATGGAGGCCACCGACAGCCAGGTGCACTGGGGGTTCTTCGCGCTCACGCTGTCGCTCGTGGCCATCGTGGCGCGGCGCTCCGCGGAGGTGGTGCGCTCGCTGGCGGAGTACACGCACCAGTTGGACGCGCGCCGCAAGGACGTGCGCCTCCTGGCCGAGGGCATGGGCCGCGGCGCGGACGAGCTCGCCGCCGTCGTGCAGCAGCTGCACACCTCCAGCGAGGAGCAGACGGTGGGCATCAGCCGTCAGGCCGCCGCGCTGCGCGAGCTGGAGCAGACGGTGGAGGAGATCCGCCAGGGCTCGCACCTGACGGCGGACAAGGCGCGAGTGCTCGCGGCGTCCGCGGAGAGCGCGGAGGCGGTGGGGCGCGAGGGCGGCGCCGCCCTGGAGCGCACGCTGACGGACCTGGCCGCCATCCGCACGGAGGTGTCGGGGATGGCCTCGCGCATCCTCGCGCTCGACGAGCGCACCCGAGAGGTGTCCAGCATCGTCGACGACGTGAAGACGCTGGCGGACCAGTCCAACATGCTGGCCATCAACGCGGCCATCGAGGCGGTGCGCAACGGCGACAGCGGCAAGGGCTTTGGCGTGGTGGCCAAGGAGATGCGCAGGCTGGCGGACCAGTCCATCCGCGCCACCGAGCGCATCCGCGACGTGCTCGACGGCGTGAGCATGAGCATGCGCGAAGCCGCGCAGATGAGCGAACAGGGCGAGGCGCGCGTGCAGGTGAGCCTGGACGCCGTCCGCGGCTCCGGCGCGCAGCTGCAGAAGCTGACGAGCATCATCGGCGACACCACCGGCAGCGTGAGGCAGATCACCCAGGCCGTGGCGCAGCAGGACTCGGGCACGCATCAGATTGCCCAGGCCATCCAGGAGCTGTCCGGCCAGATGCAGCGCACGCTCCAGGCCGTGGAGGAGACGCGCACCGTCACGCACTCCGTGCAGACGTTGGCGGAGGTCATGTCGGGGGCCGCGAGCAAGGCGCTCCGCTCCGGCACGTTGGACGACCAGCAGAAGCCCGCGGCGGCGTGAAGCCCGGGCCGGGCCCGGCTACACTCCGGGCCATGGTGCCCCTGACCGACCACTCCGGGCTGTCCCCCGAGCGGCGCGCCGCCCTGGAGCGGCAGCTCGCGCCGCTCACGCTGCTCCAGGACGTGGTCCGCTGGGGCTTCGCGAGCCACCCGCCGCGCGACGTGGCGGCGGTGGTGGTCCAGGACGAGTTCACCCACGACGTGGTGCTGCCCTGGGAAGAGGAGCGCTACCTCGTCTTCGACACCACCTGACTGGGCGGAGTGACCTCGGTCTCCGTGTGGGACCGCTGCCCTACCGCCGATGAGCTGCTGGACGCGAGGCTGCGCGCCGGCTGGACACCCACGCCGACGAGCACCGTCGACGGGGACGTCGTCCTGGGCCACGCCGCGTGCCGGGCTCCGTCCAGGGCCGCGCGCTGACGTCCTGGCGACACTCGTCCGGGGGCATGCGTGGAGAACGCGACGCCCTGGGCGAAAAGGCGCGCGGGCGCTGACGAAGCCATGACGTGCGGGAAGTACGAGCACCGCCATGGAAGAGAGTCTGAAGCCCCGGTTGCGCGGCCTGTCCCACGTCATCGCGTTCGTGGCGGCGCTGGTGGGCTGCGTGAGGATGGCGCAGCTGCCGGTGCACGGCGTGCAGTACGCGGCGAACCTGGTGTTTGGCGGCAGCATGGTGCTGATGTTCGGAGTGAGCGGGGGCTATCACTGGCCCACCTGGAGCGCGGCGACGTACCAGCGGATCCGCCGGTTCGACCACGCGGCCATCTTCATCCTCATCGCGGGGAGCTTCACGCCGCTGGCGACGTTGGACCCCATGGGGGGCCTGAGCCAGCGGTTGCTCTGGGTGATGTGGGGCGCGGCGCTGACGGGAGCCACGCTGACGCTCGCGGGCATCTCCGCGTCGCGAGGCCTGCGCTCGGGGCTCTACGTGGCGCTGGGCTGCGTGGCGGCCCCGGTGTTCTGGAACCTGCCTGGGGTGATGGGCCAGGGCCGCGTGGGATGGCTCTTCGTCGGGGCCATGCTCTACGCCGTGGGCGCGGTGGTGTACGCGCGCCGTTGGCCGGATCCCATCCCCCACGTCTTCGGCTACCACGAGGTGTTCCACGTCATGGTCGTCGCCGCGGCCGCCACGCACTACGCTGTGCTGCTGGACTTCGTGGGGCGGTAAGAAAAGGCCTTGGCCATGCGTCTGCGCGCGTGCATCGCAATTCTGCTTTTCATTTCGGGCTGTGCAGCGACAGAGCCCATCACGAGGGAGCCCGCGGCACGCGGCCGACGGAGTGCCAACCTCCAGCGAGCGGCGGGGCTGCCCTGGAAGGACGGCGGGCGGTGCGTCGTTCGCGAAGCGTCCCAGCCATGGCCCGTGCTGGTGGAGCGGTGCTATCCGGCGCTCGACCAGGACCGGGTCGAGTTCCACGACACCACGGGAAGATGCACGGTCGCCTCCGCTGACGCCGCGACCCTGGGACTCGGGGTCTGTGTGCTGGCGGCTCCTGAGATTGCCGTGGGAGCCGTCATCGTCCTGGGCGTGCGTGGTGGTGGTCGCCGTCGCCATCAAGGAGGAGTTTGATGCGTATGAGCTCCGCCACCTCTATCCCGAGGAAGCAGGGGCCTCACGAGGAACAAAGGCAGCGCCTCGGGAAGAGGTAGCGAAGCGGAAGCCCGAGTTGGAGCCGGAACCAGCGGGGAAGGACTGGCAGCCCCCTGTTCCTCCTGTGCCTGTGGACCGGACACGCCGCGCCAGTTGCGAGCCCGTTCCAGTGCCGCACGCAGGCGAGGACAACGCGCACAACGACTGCGCCGACAAGTTTCCGCCCAACCGCTATCCCGGGATGGATGTGCTCGTGGACGGAGTCCTCTTCGATGCGCTGCAAGTCGGCATGCGCGTGCTGTGGGAGATCAAGACCCATCAATTCGATTCGTACAATGCCTATGTCCAGAGACAGGAAATCGAGAAGGAGCT
The sequence above is drawn from the Corallococcus exiguus genome and encodes:
- the trhA gene encoding PAQR family membrane homeostasis protein TrhA; translation: MEESLKPRLRGLSHVIAFVAALVGCVRMAQLPVHGVQYAANLVFGGSMVLMFGVSGGYHWPTWSAATYQRIRRFDHAAIFILIAGSFTPLATLDPMGGLSQRLLWVMWGAALTGATLTLAGISASRGLRSGLYVALGCVAAPVFWNLPGVMGQGRVGWLFVGAMLYAVGAVVYARRWPDPIPHVFGYHEVFHVMVVAAAATHYAVLLDFVGR